A region of Catenibacterium mitsuokai DNA encodes the following proteins:
- the tkt gene encoding transketolase, whose product MNKIDQKTVYTIKALCADMIQKANSGHPGLPLGAAGFTHVLWSQVLNHSAKHPEWVNRDRFILSAGHGSSMLYSLLHLYGYGLTMDDLKQFRQLGSLTPGHPEYGHTVGVDATTGPLGQGLGMAVGMAMGQAHLATVFNKPGYDLFDHYVYALAGDGCMMEGISSEALSLAGTLKLEKLIILYDSNNISIEGNTNITFTENVSDRVKAFGFETLTVKDGDNLDEVLAALEKAKTIKGKPKFIEIKTTIGKDSPNEGSESTHGAPLGVNNIKALKEKLGLPQEEFYVPEEVYDYLASTQKRVDDLYDAWTNMQDKYFEEYPEMKIVWEQYFNPDFARIFKDNPLFWANKHHNIATRAASGETMNLIKDFAPNFIGGSADLGPSNKTVLKGEGEFSADNYGGRNIHFGVREQAMAAVGNGLMLYGGLKAYVATFFVFSDYVKPMARLSSLMKLPLTYVFTHDSIGVGEDGPTHEPVEQLTMLRAMPNMYVFRPCDEFETKAGWYVAMSSKETPTSLILSRQDLPKMVGSNRGALRGGYIIDDCMSKPDIIIIASGSEVDLAVKAKEQLKDPNLNIRIVSMPCQELFREQSEEYKESILPSCVENRIIVEAGSRLSWGEFAGFKGKYVTMDTFGASGKPADLFKAFHLTVEDVIKAIKEF is encoded by the coding sequence ATGAACAAGATTGATCAAAAAACAGTATATACAATTAAAGCACTTTGTGCAGATATGATTCAGAAAGCAAATTCAGGACATCCAGGACTTCCTTTAGGGGCTGCTGGATTCACTCATGTATTATGGTCACAAGTATTAAACCATAGTGCAAAGCATCCTGAATGGGTTAACAGAGATCGTTTTATTTTATCAGCAGGACATGGTTCAAGCATGCTTTATAGTTTATTACATCTATATGGTTATGGCTTAACTATGGATGATTTAAAGCAGTTTAGACAGTTAGGTTCACTTACACCAGGACATCCAGAATATGGACATACAGTAGGTGTAGATGCCACTACAGGTCCTTTAGGACAGGGCTTAGGCATGGCTGTTGGTATGGCAATGGGTCAGGCTCATTTAGCCACTGTATTTAATAAACCAGGTTATGATCTATTTGATCATTATGTTTATGCATTAGCTGGTGATGGATGTATGATGGAAGGTATTTCTTCAGAAGCATTATCACTCGCTGGTACACTTAAGTTAGAAAAGCTCATCATCTTATATGATTCAAACAACATTTCTATCGAAGGTAACACAAACATTACATTTACAGAAAATGTATCAGACAGAGTAAAGGCATTTGGTTTTGAAACATTAACTGTAAAAGATGGTGATAACTTAGATGAAGTACTTGCTGCATTAGAAAAAGCAAAAACTATTAAAGGTAAACCTAAGTTCATTGAAATCAAGACAACTATCGGTAAAGATAGTCCAAACGAAGGTTCAGAAAGCACTCATGGTGCACCATTAGGCGTGAATAACATCAAGGCATTAAAAGAAAAACTAGGTCTTCCACAGGAAGAATTCTATGTACCAGAAGAAGTATATGACTATCTAGCTTCTACACAAAAACGTGTAGATGATTTATATGATGCTTGGACTAACATGCAGGATAAATATTTTGAAGAATATCCTGAAATGAAGATTGTATGGGAACAGTATTTTAACCCTGACTTTGCAAGAATCTTCAAGGATAACCCATTATTCTGGGCAAATAAACATCACAATATCGCAACTCGTGCTGCAAGTGGTGAAACAATGAACCTTATTAAGGATTTTGCCCCTAACTTCATTGGTGGTTCAGCCGACTTAGGACCTTCTAATAAGACAGTCTTAAAGGGTGAAGGTGAATTCAGTGCAGACAACTATGGTGGACGTAATATTCACTTTGGTGTAAGAGAACAGGCTATGGCTGCAGTAGGTAATGGTTTAATGTTATATGGTGGATTAAAAGCATATGTGGCTACATTCTTTGTATTTAGTGACTATGTAAAACCTATGGCTCGTTTGTCTTCATTAATGAAGCTTCCACTTACTTATGTATTTACTCATGATAGTATTGGTGTAGGGGAAGATGGACCAACACATGAACCAGTAGAACAGTTGACTATGCTTCGTGCAATGCCTAACATGTATGTATTTAGACCATGTGATGAATTTGAAACAAAAGCCGGCTGGTATGTCGCAATGAGTTCAAAAGAAACACCTACATCTCTTATCCTTTCTAGACAGGACTTACCTAAGATGGTAGGCAGTAACAGAGGTGCCTTAAGAGGTGGTTATATTATTGATGATTGTATGAGTAAGCCAGATATCATCATCATTGCATCAGGTTCAGAAGTAGACTTAGCAGTCAAAGCTAAAGAACAATTAAAAGACCCTAACTTAAATATCAGAATCGTTTCTATGCCTTGCCAGGAATTATTCAGAGAACAGTCTGAAGAATACAAAGAATCTATTTTACCATCATGTGTAGAAAATAGAATTATTGTAGAAGCAGGAAGCCGTTTATCTTGGGGTGAATTCGCAGGATTCAAGGGCAAATATGTCACTATGGATACATTTGGTGCTTCAGGTAAGCCAGCAGACTTATTCAAGGCATTCCATTTAACTGTAGAAGATGTAATCAAAGCAATCAAAGAATTCTAA
- a CDS encoding MurR/RpiR family transcriptional regulator, protein MSCITRIKEASLTETEKEIAQYIIEHPEQVLDDSAMKLGEKTHSSSAAVVRFAKKLGYSGFPQLKIELAKDLVGSIPEVDNLLHPDEDMATLMNKVHHSQIVTIDKTYHLLSASTLEDVVKALEQAKHVYLFGVGGSAIVCDDFIHKLMRIGKYACFYPDVHLQMTSVPNMTEEDLAIFVSYSGETKGIVTAAKWAKEMNIPSVAITQSAYNKLGKLVDHVLTIPSQEQSLRIGAMSSRYSSLIVVDLLYYGLVKRNKEKYAQKIINTRRIIQEMEK, encoded by the coding sequence ATGAGCTGTATTACACGTATTAAAGAAGCAAGCCTTACAGAAACAGAAAAAGAAATAGCGCAATATATCATAGAACATCCAGAACAGGTTCTTGATGATTCTGCTATGAAACTTGGAGAAAAGACACATTCATCTTCTGCAGCAGTTGTTAGATTTGCGAAAAAACTTGGTTATTCAGGTTTTCCACAATTGAAGATTGAACTTGCCAAGGATCTAGTAGGATCAATTCCTGAAGTAGATAACTTACTACATCCAGATGAAGATATGGCAACACTTATGAATAAAGTACATCATTCTCAGATTGTGACTATTGATAAAACATATCATCTTCTTAGTGCTTCTACACTAGAAGATGTTGTGAAAGCTTTAGAACAAGCGAAACATGTTTACTTATTTGGTGTAGGTGGTTCAGCTATTGTCTGTGATGATTTTATACATAAACTGATGAGAATAGGGAAATATGCCTGCTTTTATCCAGATGTTCATCTTCAGATGACATCTGTTCCCAATATGACTGAAGAAGATTTAGCCATCTTTGTTTCATATAGTGGAGAAACAAAAGGTATAGTTACTGCGGCTAAATGGGCAAAGGAAATGAACATCCCATCTGTCGCAATTACACAATCTGCTTATAATAAGCTTGGTAAGTTAGTAGATCATGTATTAACTATTCCTTCACAGGAACAGTCATTACGTATCGGAGCGATGAGTTCTCGTTATTCTTCACTTATTGTTGTTGATCTTCTTTACTATGGATTAGTGAAACGTAATAAAGAAAAATATGCACAAAAGATTATTAATACAAGACGTATTATTCAAGAAATGGAAAAGTAG
- a CDS encoding EamA family transporter, whose product MWILYAFGSAFFAGLTAVLAKCGIEHTNSHLATALRTIVVLIFSWIMVGIVGSFDTIHTITHKTFLFLILSGISTGASWLCYFKALQLGNINKVTAVDKTSVVLTIILSLIFFKESVTVYKIIGMISLTAGTYLMVEKKEDNKQTSNAWLLYAVLSVVFASLTTILGKMGITNIESNLGTAIRTSVVLVMSWIVVFVTHSQMNMKSIPKKEYLFIVLSGLATGGSWLCFYHALQSGPASLVTPIDKLSILFTVLFSYLIFHEKLSKKSLLGLILIVSGTLGMLL is encoded by the coding sequence ATGTGGATTCTTTATGCATTTGGTTCTGCCTTTTTTGCAGGACTTACAGCAGTTCTCGCAAAATGTGGTATTGAACATACAAACTCTCATCTAGCCACAGCATTACGTACTATTGTCGTACTCATCTTTTCATGGATCATGGTAGGAATAGTTGGCTCATTTGATACAATCCATACAATCACCCATAAGACATTTCTATTCTTAATTCTTTCTGGAATATCTACTGGAGCGAGCTGGTTATGTTACTTTAAGGCATTACAGCTAGGAAATATTAATAAAGTCACAGCTGTAGATAAGACAAGTGTTGTATTGACGATTATTCTTTCTCTTATATTTTTCAAAGAAAGTGTCACAGTCTATAAGATTATAGGTATGATCAGCCTTACAGCAGGTACATATTTAATGGTAGAAAAGAAGGAAGATAATAAACAGACAAGTAATGCTTGGTTACTTTATGCCGTTCTTTCTGTTGTCTTTGCAAGTTTGACTACTATACTTGGTAAGATGGGTATTACAAATATTGAAAGTAATTTAGGAACAGCCATTCGTACAAGTGTTGTACTTGTTATGAGCTGGATTGTGGTTTTTGTGACGCATAGTCAAATGAATATGAAGAGTATACCAAAGAAAGAATATCTCTTTATTGTGTTATCAGGCTTAGCTACAGGAGGATCTTGGTTATGCTTCTATCATGCGTTACAAAGTGGACCAGCAAGTCTAGTCACTCCTATAGATAAGTTGAGTATTCTATTTACTGTATTATTCTCTTATCTTATTTTTCATGAGAAACTCTCTAAGAAATCATTACTTGGATTAATACTAATAGTATCTGGTACCTTGGGTATGCTTCTCTAA
- a CDS encoding DUF6110 family protein has protein sequence MKDLFKNKLLWSFVGGVAATIAGSKFAKSDCARKAAVKSVATGMQLKDQALASYDTIVEDAKDIYAEAKSKKEAK, from the coding sequence ATGAAAGACTTATTCAAAAACAAATTATTATGGTCATTTGTAGGTGGTGTAGCTGCCACTATTGCAGGTAGTAAGTTCGCAAAGAGCGACTGTGCAAGAAAAGCTGCAGTAAAATCAGTTGCGACTGGTATGCAGTTAAAGGATCAGGCACTTGCATCATATGATACAATTGTAGAAGATGCAAAAGATATTTATGCTGAAGCGAAAAGCAAGAAAGAAGCAAAATAG
- a CDS encoding Cof-type HAD-IIB family hydrolase, giving the protein MGKIIFLDVDGTLIDYEAKLPASAAKAVDMARANGHKVYICTGCSKAEVLQRNLCDLDGMIGGNGAYVEDHDEVVMHQGLSKEDVKHIVDWCNERHLGFYLEANSGMYCNDYMLEQGPETMVKYAQGKGADLEKAKESSKAFMDGFIYLQGEDLYRDDVNKISFILSSYQDHLDSKVEFPDLIANTWGGKGEVALYGDLGPTGITKRHAIEVLMEHLGADFKDTISFGDAKIDLSMFECCAYNVAMGNGGPEIKEAADYITTDVNDDGLYNAFKHLGLI; this is encoded by the coding sequence ATGGGTAAAATAATATTTCTAGATGTAGATGGTACATTAATTGATTATGAAGCAAAGTTACCTGCTTCAGCAGCTAAGGCAGTAGACATGGCACGAGCAAATGGACATAAGGTATATATTTGTACAGGATGTTCTAAGGCTGAAGTACTACAGCGTAATTTATGTGATTTAGATGGTATGATTGGTGGTAATGGTGCTTATGTAGAAGACCATGATGAAGTTGTTATGCATCAAGGATTATCAAAGGAAGATGTAAAACATATTGTAGATTGGTGTAATGAGAGACACTTAGGATTCTATTTAGAAGCTAATAGCGGCATGTACTGCAATGACTATATGTTAGAACAGGGTCCTGAAACAATGGTTAAGTATGCTCAGGGTAAAGGAGCCGACCTAGAGAAAGCAAAGGAATCTTCTAAAGCATTCATGGATGGATTTATTTATTTACAGGGTGAAGACTTATATAGAGATGATGTAAATAAGATCAGCTTTATCTTAAGCTCTTATCAGGATCATTTAGATTCTAAGGTGGAATTCCCTGACCTTATTGCAAATACATGGGGTGGTAAGGGTGAAGTAGCCTTATATGGTGATTTAGGCCCTACTGGTATTACTAAGAGACATGCGATTGAAGTGTTGATGGAACATCTTGGTGCTGATTTTAAGGATACTATTTCTTTTGGTGATGCAAAGATTGATTTATCAATGTTTGAATGTTGTGCTTATAATGTTGCTATGGGTAATGGTGGTCCTGAAATTAAGGAAGCAGCAGATTATATTACGACTGATGTTAATGATGATGGACTTTATAATGCGTTTAAGCATTTAGGATTAATTTAA
- a CDS encoding M20 metallopeptidase family protein has product MEKIEKWISNNKDIEQELIRLRRHFHEHPEVGHPLPQTQEYIVKLLEMYGYENIIVNPGGSIEILVGPHDKKILLLRSDMDALPLVEHTNLPFKSINGAMHACGHDMHASMMLMCAKLLKQNEKKLKGQIKIVFQPHEEGLVGCKMMIEDGVLKYPRVDAAVGLHVMPATEDKTGTIRTIRKAMTTASTIFEINITGKSSHGSMPEKGIDALRVAVHIYQQLQEIIPKEISMSHDDVLTIGIMNAGKAHNIIPEKAYMKCSLRSYRPDDQEYIMGRVNELVQSIASMYHAQAGITILQQAPSVYNDPALLKSIMDVEKDVFGGYIKKLELPLTISEDFGHITANVPSLFVTLAAGCKQDGYIYGLHNKATIFDEGCLMYGLYFLYNAAMNWNVKY; this is encoded by the coding sequence ATGGAAAAGATAGAAAAATGGATATCAAACAACAAGGATATTGAACAGGAATTAATACGATTGAGAAGACATTTTCATGAACATCCAGAAGTCGGTCATCCTCTTCCTCAGACACAGGAATATATAGTGAAGCTACTTGAGATGTATGGTTATGAGAATATTATTGTGAATCCAGGAGGCAGTATTGAAATACTTGTAGGACCTCATGATAAGAAGATTCTTTTACTTAGAAGTGATATGGATGCTTTACCACTTGTAGAACATACAAATCTTCCTTTTAAGTCCATTAATGGGGCAATGCATGCATGTGGACATGATATGCATGCTTCTATGATGTTAATGTGTGCCAAACTATTAAAACAGAATGAAAAGAAACTCAAAGGGCAGATCAAGATTGTCTTCCAACCCCATGAAGAAGGACTAGTGGGCTGTAAGATGATGATTGAAGATGGGGTATTAAAGTATCCTCGTGTTGATGCGGCAGTAGGCTTACATGTCATGCCGGCGACAGAAGATAAGACAGGTACAATCCGTACGATTCGTAAAGCAATGACAACCGCTTCTACAATCTTTGAAATCAATATTACGGGTAAGAGTTCACATGGTTCTATGCCAGAAAAAGGTATTGACGCATTGCGTGTGGCTGTTCATATATACCAGCAATTACAGGAAATCATTCCAAAAGAAATCAGCATGAGTCATGATGATGTACTTACAATCGGTATTATGAATGCAGGTAAAGCCCATAACATTATTCCAGAAAAAGCCTATATGAAATGTTCACTAAGAAGTTATCGTCCAGATGATCAGGAATATATTATGGGAAGAGTCAATGAATTAGTACAAAGTATTGCTTCTATGTATCATGCCCAGGCAGGTATCACAATTTTACAGCAGGCACCAAGTGTCTATAATGATCCTGCATTACTTAAATCTATTATGGATGTAGAAAAAGATGTATTTGGCGGTTATATCAAGAAGTTAGAACTTCCTCTTACTATCTCAGAAGACTTTGGCCATATTACTGCCAATGTACCTTCACTCTTTGTGACTCTTGCGGCAGGATGTAAACAGGATGGTTATATTTATGGTCTTCATAACAAAGCCACTATCTTTGATGAAGGCTGCTTAATGTATGGCCTGTATTTCTTATATAATGCGGCAATGAATTGGAATGTGAAGTACTAA
- a CDS encoding heavy metal translocating P-type ATPase, protein MLEYRIVHDIPGRMRIRYGRYRFSRNKALALHFALCKWDMVESADVNERTGSILFTYSVDQRDALIDKINSLDIPHFDDAPYEKIIKENKYLIDHRDINDQYIGKFTAIIARRYASKWFLPLPVRNVLTIYHTIQYVKEGLNSLVHKRIDVPVLDATSISVSLLSGQWGTARNIMFLLNISSLLEDYTKKTTSLQLKETLSVNIDKVWVLEEGKEKQIPTTHLQKEDIVVVQTGSMVPVDGEVVNGEAMINESSFTGEPLSKMVKQGSSVFAGTVVEEGKIYIKVRNLQLESRINKIVDMIDTNESLKAGIQSGAEHLADAIVPYSFVAFFGLLLATRNLTRASSVLLVDYSCAIKLSTSISIISAMQEAGRHSVMVKGGKYLEAMDQADTIVFDKTGTLTNAQPFVQKVTPIGNYTREEVLRIAACLEEHFPHSVANAIVKQASSEHLHHEEEHAEVKYIIAHGIATIYRDQRAIIGSDHFVFEDEHITKTEEIETLINNLQSEGASSLIFLAIGGELAGIISIYDPLKQEAKETIQNLRSSGFKKIIMLTGDSENAAKHIAEELNIDGYLAGVLPEDKADYVKKLKDEGHIVVMVGDGVNDTPALSCADVSISLQDSSDIARELADVTLTSSSLEEIVVFKQLSKLLMKRIKRNYTRIVTLNTGLILLGMFGVLPASTTSLIHNGSTFIFAISSSTSLLEN, encoded by the coding sequence ATGTTAGAGTATCGTATAGTACATGACATACCAGGACGTATGAGAATACGTTATGGTCGTTATCGCTTTTCTAGAAATAAGGCACTTGCCTTACATTTCGCATTATGTAAATGGGATATGGTTGAATCAGCCGATGTCAATGAAAGAACAGGTTCTATTCTATTTACTTATAGTGTTGATCAAAGAGATGCTTTGATTGACAAAATCAACTCTCTAGATATCCCTCACTTTGATGATGCACCCTATGAAAAGATCATTAAAGAAAACAAGTATCTTATAGATCACCGTGATATCAACGATCAATACATTGGAAAATTCACTGCAATCATCGCAAGAAGATATGCTTCTAAATGGTTTTTACCATTACCAGTAAGAAACGTATTAACCATTTATCATACCATCCAGTATGTGAAAGAAGGACTTAATTCTCTTGTACATAAACGTATTGATGTACCAGTACTTGATGCCACAAGTATCTCTGTTTCTTTATTATCAGGACAATGGGGTACAGCACGTAATATCATGTTCCTATTGAATATCTCTTCATTACTTGAAGACTATACAAAGAAAACAACATCATTACAGCTTAAAGAAACATTGTCTGTCAATATTGATAAAGTATGGGTATTAGAAGAAGGAAAAGAAAAACAGATTCCTACAACTCATTTACAGAAAGAAGATATTGTAGTCGTACAGACAGGTTCTATGGTTCCAGTAGATGGTGAAGTAGTAAATGGTGAAGCCATGATTAATGAATCTAGCTTTACAGGTGAACCATTAAGTAAGATGGTAAAACAGGGAAGTTCTGTCTTTGCAGGGACTGTTGTAGAAGAAGGTAAGATTTATATCAAGGTAAGAAATCTGCAATTAGAAAGCCGTATTAATAAGATTGTAGATATGATTGATACAAACGAATCACTGAAAGCAGGTATTCAATCAGGGGCTGAACATTTAGCTGATGCGATTGTCCCTTATAGTTTTGTGGCTTTCTTTGGATTATTACTTGCCACAAGAAACCTTACACGTGCTTCTTCTGTATTACTTGTGGATTATTCATGTGCAATTAAGCTTTCTACATCTATTTCTATTATTAGTGCAATGCAGGAAGCAGGTCGTCATTCTGTTATGGTTAAGGGTGGTAAATACCTAGAAGCAATGGATCAGGCAGATACGATTGTCTTTGATAAAACAGGAACTCTTACAAATGCTCAGCCATTTGTACAGAAGGTTACACCAATAGGTAACTATACACGTGAAGAAGTATTACGTATTGCAGCTTGTTTAGAGGAACATTTCCCACATAGTGTAGCGAATGCGATAGTAAAACAGGCATCATCTGAACATTTGCATCATGAAGAAGAACATGCTGAAGTAAAGTATATTATTGCGCATGGTATTGCGACTATTTATCGTGATCAGCGTGCTATTATTGGTAGTGATCATTTTGTGTTTGAAGATGAACATATTACTAAAACAGAAGAAATAGAAACACTCATCAATAACTTACAAAGTGAAGGAGCAAGCTCTTTGATATTCCTCGCAATAGGTGGAGAACTCGCTGGTATTATTTCTATCTATGATCCACTTAAACAAGAAGCGAAAGAAACTATTCAAAATTTGAGAAGCAGTGGTTTTAAGAAGATCATCATGTTAACAGGTGATAGTGAGAATGCGGCTAAGCATATTGCGGAAGAACTCAATATTGATGGTTATCTTGCAGGTGTATTACCAGAAGACAAAGCCGATTATGTCAAGAAACTCAAAGATGAAGGACATATTGTTGTGATGGTTGGGGATGGTGTTAATGATACTCCAGCCTTATCTTGTGCAGATGTCTCTATCTCTTTACAGGATAGTTCAGATATTGCGAGAGAACTTGCGGATGTGACACTTACTTCTTCATCATTAGAAGAAATTGTCGTATTTAAACAATTATCAAAACTATTGATGAAAAGAATCAAGCGTAACTATACAAGAATAGTCACTTTAAATACTGGATTAATCTTATTAGGTATGTTTGGTGTCTTACCTGCAAGTACAACATCACTTATTCATAATGGTTCAACATTTATATTTGCGATATCATCTTCTACATCATTATTAGAAAATTGA
- a CDS encoding ammonium transporter produces the protein MAKVLTEVFGIWYLIGAAFVFFMQAGFAMVEAGFTRAKNAGNIIMKNLMDFCLGTVAFLIVGYSFLCGSDVANGFIGWVGFGNGPLTNFASTDWSSFVFNLVFCATAATIVSGAMAERTKFLSYCIYSFVISLVVYPIEAHWVWGPDGWLTAMGFHDFAGSAVIHFVGGLTALIGAKLLGPRIGKFNKDGSPNGIPGHSLTIGALGVFILWFGWYGFNGAAAKNGTQLATIFATTTVAPALATCTVMIFTWLKYGKPDVAMSLNGSLAGLVAITAGCDAVNVMGACIIGILSGFTVCFFTWLLDYKLHIDDPVGAVAVHFGNGLLGTICVGLFACGTDTMPKAQGLFYGGGFKLLGTQLLGLLCIGVWTAVLMTITFVVIKHTVGLRVTEEEEITGLDKLEHGLESAYAGFALETETYTGATAVTVSAPELSVAEAVPTVAVNGEGKISKIVIIAKAEKMDALKVAMNDIGVTGMTVTRVSGCGVQKGQTAYYRGAKVDIQLLPKVKAEIVVSSIPVQTVVDAARSVLYTGHMGDGKIFIYNVENVVRISSGEQGPEALSYED, from the coding sequence ATGGCAAAGGTTTTAACTGAAGTTTTTGGTATATGGTATTTAATTGGTGCCGCGTTTGTATTCTTTATGCAGGCAGGCTTCGCAATGGTTGAGGCAGGGTTCACCCGTGCTAAGAACGCCGGAAATATCATCATGAAGAACTTGATGGATTTCTGTTTAGGAACTGTTGCTTTTCTTATTGTAGGTTATAGCTTCTTATGTGGGAGTGATGTAGCTAACGGATTTATTGGCTGGGTTGGTTTTGGAAATGGTCCATTAACTAACTTTGCATCCACTGATTGGTCTAGCTTCGTATTCAACTTAGTATTCTGTGCAACTGCAGCAACTATCGTATCTGGAGCCATGGCAGAAAGAACTAAGTTCTTAAGTTATTGTATTTATTCATTCGTTATTTCTTTAGTTGTTTATCCTATTGAAGCTCATTGGGTTTGGGGACCTGATGGCTGGTTAACAGCAATGGGATTCCATGATTTCGCTGGTAGTGCAGTTATTCACTTCGTTGGTGGTTTAACTGCTTTAATTGGGGCTAAACTTCTTGGTCCTCGTATTGGTAAGTTCAATAAAGATGGAAGCCCAAATGGTATTCCTGGTCATAGTTTAACTATTGGTGCTTTAGGTGTATTCATTCTTTGGTTTGGCTGGTATGGATTCAACGGTGCTGCTGCTAAGAATGGTACTCAGTTAGCAACAATCTTTGCAACGACTACTGTTGCACCAGCACTTGCAACATGTACTGTTATGATCTTTACTTGGTTAAAGTATGGTAAGCCTGATGTAGCTATGAGCTTAAACGGTTCTCTTGCAGGTTTAGTTGCAATTACTGCTGGATGTGATGCAGTTAATGTAATGGGTGCTTGTATTATTGGTATTTTATCTGGATTTACTGTTTGTTTCTTTACTTGGTTATTAGATTATAAATTACATATTGATGATCCAGTTGGTGCTGTCGCTGTTCATTTTGGTAATGGTTTACTTGGTACTATCTGTGTTGGATTATTTGCCTGCGGTACTGATACAATGCCTAAGGCTCAGGGTCTATTCTACGGAGGAGGCTTTAAGTTATTAGGTACTCAGTTACTTGGCTTATTATGTATTGGTGTTTGGACTGCTGTATTAATGACTATTACATTCGTAGTTATTAAGCATACTGTTGGTCTTAGAGTTACTGAAGAAGAAGAAATTACTGGTCTTGATAAGCTTGAACATGGTTTAGAGAGTGCTTATGCAGGTTTCGCATTAGAAACAGAAACTTATACTGGTGCTACTGCTGTAACTGTTTCAGCTCCTGAATTAAGTGTTGCAGAAGCTGTTCCTACTGTTGCAGTCAATGGGGAAGGTAAGATCAGTAAGATTGTTATTATTGCGAAAGCAGAAAAGATGGATGCTTTAAAAGTTGCTATGAATGATATTGGTGTTACTGGTATGACAGTGACAAGAGTATCAGGCTGTGGTGTTCAGAAAGGACAGACTGCTTATTATAGAGGCGCTAAGGTTGATATCCAGTTATTGCCTAAAGTAAAGGCTGAGATTGTTGTGTCTAGTATTCCTGTACAGACAGTTGTAGATGCAGCAAGAAGTGTTCTATACACTGGTCATATGGGTGATGGTAAGATCTTTATCTATAATGTAGAGAATGTCGTAAGAATCTCTTCTGGTGAACAAGGTCCTGAAGCCTTAAGCTATGAAGACTAA